Proteins encoded within one genomic window of Paraglaciecola psychrophila 170:
- a CDS encoding sensor histidine kinase: MASDTKFLSIKSLIIWVVMAITSLSLILSSGVNLYSQISNYRQSLQENVLMFSKLIGQNALEPMMNDEGLVEEQNLKALVASEIIENVHIYKIIDPNTTDFFASYNKEGIAPVKAKFDQVQALNQPKMTGNVIEVIRPIRKSGKVLGYVYLRASADVLENLIAQSIMVTVSVLLICLLMCFFFTLKLQSAITAPINILVKFVQRISRQRDYSSRAELHGIKELYILGEAFNNMLQRTQEHMERQTEAESEQVKLNLSLEEKVQQRTMALKEANNELIQTLEKLHQFQRQMVQNEKMASLGDMVAGVAHEVNTPIGLGVTASTMMLDRLSDMRKAFEDKTLKASSLSKFIAEGEENLNIIYRNLNRAAELISSFKQVAVDQSSENNRVFSFAKLMDEILMSMRPKLKKVKHLINVSCADNLVVESKAGPINQIMINLIMNSIIHGFEDVDKGQIDITIESIDDNKVSIEFKDNGKGIPEHLRKRIFDPFVTTKRGQGGSGLGMHLVYNLVTQALNGSISIVSEEGQGVEFRIIFPVKKVDINKVHSASFM; this comes from the coding sequence ATGGCCTCAGACACTAAATTTTTATCTATTAAAAGCCTAATCATATGGGTAGTTATGGCTATTACATCTTTGTCATTAATTCTGTCTTCGGGTGTCAATCTGTATAGTCAAATCAGTAATTATCGACAATCCTTGCAAGAAAACGTTTTAATGTTTTCCAAGCTGATCGGCCAAAACGCATTAGAACCAATGATGAATGATGAAGGTTTAGTTGAAGAACAAAACTTGAAAGCTCTGGTTGCATCCGAAATCATTGAAAATGTACATATCTACAAAATTATCGACCCAAACACTACCGACTTTTTTGCCAGTTACAATAAAGAAGGCATTGCACCGGTTAAAGCCAAATTTGATCAAGTACAAGCCCTCAATCAGCCAAAGATGACAGGTAATGTAATAGAAGTTATTCGGCCTATCCGTAAAAGTGGAAAAGTGTTGGGATACGTATATTTACGTGCTTCAGCCGATGTATTAGAAAACCTGATTGCACAGTCAATCATGGTTACCGTTAGTGTATTGTTGATTTGTTTGCTGATGTGTTTTTTCTTTACTCTAAAACTGCAAAGTGCAATCACCGCCCCTATTAATATTTTGGTGAAATTTGTGCAACGTATTTCGAGGCAAAGAGATTATTCAAGCCGAGCAGAGCTGCACGGTATTAAAGAGTTATATATTTTAGGCGAAGCGTTCAACAATATGTTGCAACGCACCCAAGAACATATGGAACGCCAAACTGAAGCAGAATCTGAACAAGTCAAATTAAATTTAAGTTTGGAGGAGAAAGTACAACAACGCACCATGGCTCTAAAAGAAGCTAATAACGAATTGATCCAAACCTTAGAGAAACTTCACCAGTTTCAACGTCAAATGGTGCAAAATGAAAAAATGGCGTCTTTGGGCGATATGGTTGCCGGTGTGGCTCATGAGGTCAACACCCCGATTGGTCTTGGCGTCACAGCTTCAACTATGATGTTAGATAGATTATCTGATATGCGAAAAGCTTTTGAAGATAAAACACTTAAAGCCAGTTCTTTGTCGAAATTTATTGCTGAAGGTGAAGAAAATCTAAATATCATTTATCGAAATTTGAATCGGGCGGCCGAGCTGATATCAAGCTTCAAGCAAGTCGCTGTTGACCAATCCTCAGAAAATAATCGCGTTTTTTCTTTCGCCAAGTTGATGGACGAAATATTAATGTCAATGCGACCAAAGTTAAAAAAGGTAAAACATCTGATCAATGTAAGTTGTGCAGATAACTTGGTGGTTGAATCCAAGGCTGGGCCGATTAATCAAATTATGATCAACTTAATCATGAATTCAATTATTCATGGTTTTGAAGACGTTGATAAGGGCCAAATAGACATTACCATTGAATCTATTGATGACAATAAGGTCAGTATCGAATTTAAAGACAACGGCAAAGGTATACCAGAACATTTGCGGAAACGGATTTTCGACCCATTTGTCACCACTAAACGTGGTCAAGGGGGTAGTGGTTTAGGCATGCATTTGGTCTATAATTTAGTCACACAAGCTTTAAATGGCTCAATTTCTATTGTCAGCGAAGAAGGTCAGGGCGTTGAGTTCAGAATTATATTCCCTGTCAAAAAGGTTGATATTAACAAGGTGCATAGTGCTTCTTTTATGTAA
- a CDS encoding LysR family transcriptional regulator: protein MIEIKPLHYFIAAYEEGSITAAALRCFISQPSITHAIKSLESSLGVILFERNKQGIRPTVEGQKLYKLATDLLLQNQQLEAAFMPNNKIELHLYIQPDINIEQYCDIIETIKHSSSSINLSIVDSVEQAQLAIIDEQRLSSQFQFKRLNRESYKLVVRQDHALANNNRVRLESFKDLTFIERPYCTNRKAFERLTNEKNISVTYKGKAIHDLQIQGLVKLGLGVAVIPESYIQQDHDLKYISIVLDTPITRSIVLAYRKLPSVLIKAIEEIQHTPLLQEESET, encoded by the coding sequence ATGATAGAGATTAAGCCTCTCCACTACTTTATAGCGGCTTATGAAGAGGGCTCGATTACTGCTGCAGCGTTACGATGTTTTATTTCACAGCCGTCCATTACCCACGCCATCAAATCATTGGAAAGTAGTTTAGGTGTCATCTTATTTGAGCGAAACAAACAGGGGATAAGGCCAACGGTAGAGGGGCAAAAACTGTACAAACTTGCGACGGATCTATTATTACAAAACCAGCAACTAGAAGCCGCCTTTATGCCTAATAATAAAATTGAGTTACATCTCTATATACAGCCAGACATTAATATTGAACAGTATTGCGATATTATTGAAACCATCAAACATAGCTCGTCATCTATTAATTTGTCGATAGTTGATAGCGTTGAACAAGCGCAGTTAGCTATTATTGATGAGCAGCGGCTTTCTTCACAATTTCAATTTAAAAGGCTCAACCGGGAAAGTTATAAATTGGTTGTGCGACAGGATCACGCATTAGCAAATAACAATAGAGTTAGATTAGAGTCATTCAAAGATCTTACGTTTATTGAGCGACCTTACTGCACTAACCGTAAAGCGTTTGAACGACTCACCAACGAGAAAAACATATCAGTCACGTATAAAGGAAAAGCTATTCACGACTTACAAATCCAAGGCTTGGTAAAACTAGGCTTAGGGGTTGCTGTGATACCAGAATCGTATATACAACAAGACCACGACTTAAAGTACATCTCCATTGTTTTGGATACACCAATAACACGGTCCATTGTGCTCGCATATCGAAAGCTGCCCAGTGTGCTAATAAAAGCGATTGAGGAAATACAACATACGCCCCTGTTACAGGAGGAAAGTGAAACATAA
- the trmB gene encoding tRNA (guanosine(46)-N7)-methyltransferase TrmB gives MSQFKSEQEAAESGVYIRKIQSFVKREGRLTPGQAKSIEQNWPTMGLEHKNGLQNFAETFGRVAPVVLEIGFGMGKSLVEMALHESDKDFVGIEVHRPGVGTCLSEAAEQNAHNLRVYEHDAVAVFADCIADNSLARVQLFFPDPWHKKRHHKRRIVQSEFVQKLKNKLAIGGVFHMATDWEEYAVHMLAVMSEAEGFKNQSATNDYVPRPEQRPLTKFEQRGHRLGHGVWDLMFERVS, from the coding sequence ATGAGTCAGTTTAAATCTGAACAAGAAGCCGCCGAATCAGGGGTGTATATTCGCAAAATTCAGAGTTTTGTAAAAAGAGAAGGGCGCTTGACCCCAGGCCAGGCGAAATCTATCGAACAAAACTGGCCTACTATGGGCTTAGAGCACAAAAATGGTTTGCAAAATTTCGCTGAAACTTTTGGGCGAGTTGCTCCTGTAGTGTTAGAAATTGGTTTTGGCATGGGCAAGTCTTTGGTTGAGATGGCGTTACATGAGTCAGATAAAGATTTTGTTGGCATTGAGGTTCATCGTCCAGGCGTAGGCACATGTCTAAGCGAAGCTGCTGAGCAAAATGCACATAACTTACGAGTTTATGAGCATGATGCAGTTGCAGTGTTTGCCGATTGTATTGCGGATAATAGTTTGGCTAGGGTGCAATTATTTTTCCCCGATCCTTGGCATAAAAAGCGCCATCATAAAAGGCGAATTGTGCAGTCAGAATTTGTACAAAAGCTTAAAAACAAGTTAGCTATTGGTGGTGTATTTCATATGGCTACTGATTGGGAGGAGTATGCTGTGCATATGTTGGCTGTTATGTCTGAAGCTGAAGGTTTTAAAAATCAGTCAGCAACTAACGATTATGTGCCAAGACCAGAGCAACGACCGCTGACTAAATTTGAACAGCGTGGGCATAGACTCGGCCACGGTGTATGGGACTTAATGTTTGAGAGGGTATCCTGA
- a CDS encoding oxidative damage protection protein, translating into MSRTVFCQRLQKDADGLDFQLYPGELGKKIFDNICKEAWTEWQKKQTMLINENKLNMMEPTARTFLETQMKAYLFEGKEPDIEGYVPPKS; encoded by the coding sequence ATGAGTAGAACAGTATTTTGTCAACGCCTACAAAAAGACGCAGATGGTCTAGATTTCCAACTTTACCCTGGTGAGCTAGGTAAGAAAATTTTTGATAATATTTGCAAAGAAGCATGGACTGAATGGCAAAAGAAACAAACCATGCTGATCAACGAAAATAAACTCAACATGATGGAGCCAACCGCAAGAACATTTTTAGAAACTCAGATGAAAGCTTATTTATTCGAAGGCAAAGAACCTGATATCGAAGGTTACGTGCCGCCAAAAAGCTAA
- a CDS encoding DUF4266 domain-containing protein has product MLKKAQIILAFLISTLLVGCANLGVQPWERDLLAKEEMALDSEGIDLGLDDHIYFSKEATSGGRGFAGGGCGCN; this is encoded by the coding sequence ATGTTAAAAAAAGCACAAATTATCCTCGCATTTTTAATTAGTACCCTGCTTGTAGGTTGTGCAAACCTCGGCGTTCAACCATGGGAGCGCGATCTGCTAGCCAAAGAAGAAATGGCTTTGGACTCTGAGGGGATAGACCTTGGTTTAGATGACCATATTTACTTTAGTAAAGAGGCTACCAGTGGTGGTCGTGGTTTTGCTGGTGGAGGTTGTGGATGCAATTGA
- a CDS encoding TlpA disulfide reductase family protein yields MAAPDFAILNVQLPNKLSDLAGQVVYLDFWASWCKPCRQSFPWMNQMQQKYAAQGLQIIAINLDSESSLAKDFLDKVPAQIPIIYDPEGNIASEYQLIGMPSSYLIDKTGKIRFSHKGFFTRTEHLYEQELVLLLNE; encoded by the coding sequence ATGGCAGCTCCAGATTTTGCAATTTTAAACGTTCAATTACCGAATAAATTATCTGATTTAGCTGGGCAGGTCGTTTATCTCGATTTTTGGGCTAGCTGGTGTAAGCCATGTCGTCAGTCATTTCCTTGGATGAACCAGATGCAACAGAAATACGCTGCACAAGGTTTGCAGATAATTGCCATCAATTTAGATTCAGAGTCGTCTTTGGCAAAGGATTTTCTAGATAAAGTACCGGCACAAATTCCAATTATCTATGACCCAGAAGGCAACATTGCTAGCGAGTATCAATTAATAGGAATGCCTAGCAGTTACCTAATTGACAAAACAGGCAAAATACGTTTTTCACATAAAGGTTTTTTCACTCGCACCGAACATTTATACGAACAAGAATTAGTCTTATTACTTAACGAATAG
- the glgA gene encoding glycogen synthase GlgA produces MKVLFVVSEVEDLVKTGGLADVGKALPLALAELGHDVTIVMPYYKQLADKFNAANCCDNQTLSAGGKSYEFAVKRLTLEGLPVLAVDYPEYFERKGLYSDNYHAYSDNAERFAFFASAALQASKAVGFQPDIVHCNDWHTALTPYFVSIDDSGFFAQAKTIFTIHNGAYQGTHRFSEIAFLQTHYQLHSQLDGDALNFVRMGIRYANKINAVSPNYAQELLTPLGSHHLFNEFQNRRDDVSGILNGCDYSQWDPINDPHIAKNYQQADLSGKKACKAELQKELGLPKKMRVPILGMVCRLTDQKGFGFILPMLDKLMQHNVQLAIIGTGDPQISLFLREVVDKYPQKMAFVEDFSVRKAHMVEAGSDFFLMPSLFEPCGLNQMYSLAYGTLPIVRAVGGLKDTVIDLADNPDSATGFVFEQPDSSALLSCIQRALLFYHELPKVLELTQQRAMQSRFTWEAAAQDYQALYQSILTSNH; encoded by the coding sequence ATGAAAGTATTGTTTGTTGTGTCTGAAGTAGAAGATTTGGTTAAAACAGGTGGTTTAGCTGATGTAGGCAAAGCTCTGCCTTTGGCATTGGCAGAATTGGGTCACGACGTGACAATAGTCATGCCTTACTACAAACAGTTGGCAGATAAATTTAACGCCGCTAACTGCTGTGATAATCAAACATTAAGTGCGGGCGGTAAATCCTATGAGTTTGCAGTTAAACGTTTAACTTTAGAGGGGTTGCCAGTATTAGCGGTTGACTACCCAGAGTATTTTGAGCGTAAAGGTCTGTATTCTGACAATTATCATGCTTACTCAGATAACGCAGAGCGTTTTGCCTTTTTTGCTAGCGCGGCATTACAAGCGTCAAAAGCAGTCGGGTTTCAGCCTGACATTGTGCATTGTAATGACTGGCACACTGCACTTACTCCGTACTTTGTTAGCATTGACGATTCTGGTTTTTTTGCTCAGGCAAAGACCATTTTTACTATCCACAATGGGGCTTATCAGGGGACACATCGGTTTAGTGAGATTGCTTTCTTACAAACGCATTATCAATTACACAGCCAGTTGGACGGAGATGCGTTAAATTTTGTGCGTATGGGTATTCGATACGCCAATAAAATTAATGCTGTCAGCCCCAACTATGCACAAGAATTGCTGACTCCCCTAGGTTCTCATCACTTATTTAATGAGTTTCAAAACCGACGGGATGACGTGTCAGGTATTTTAAATGGTTGTGATTATAGTCAGTGGGATCCTATCAATGACCCCCACATTGCAAAAAACTACCAGCAGGCTGACTTGTCAGGTAAAAAAGCATGTAAAGCTGAATTACAAAAAGAGCTAGGGCTACCCAAAAAAATGCGCGTACCTATCCTTGGTATGGTTTGCCGTCTAACTGACCAAAAAGGCTTTGGTTTTATTTTACCTATGTTAGATAAGTTGATGCAACATAACGTGCAATTGGCCATTATTGGTACGGGCGATCCACAAATTAGTCTGTTTTTGCGAGAGGTAGTCGACAAATACCCCCAGAAAATGGCGTTTGTTGAAGACTTCAGTGTACGTAAAGCCCACATGGTTGAAGCGGGTAGTGACTTTTTTCTGATGCCTTCTTTGTTTGAACCTTGTGGCTTGAATCAAATGTACAGTTTGGCATACGGTACTTTACCTATAGTCAGAGCAGTTGGCGGGCTTAAGGATACCGTGATCGATTTAGCAGACAACCCAGACAGTGCCACTGGGTTTGTATTCGAGCAGCCCGATAGCAGTGCATTGTTATCATGTATACAGCGTGCCTTGCTGTTTTATCATGAGTTGCCTAAGGTACTCGAGTTAACCCAGCAGCGAGCAATGCAGAGCCGTTTTACTTGGGAAGCTGCAGCACAAGATTATCAAGCATTATATCAATCCATTTTAACAAGCAACCACTAG
- the arcA gene encoding two-component system response regulator ArcA has protein sequence MQTPNVLIVEDEVVTRTTLKSLFEAEGYNVFEAENGEQMHEIFANNTINLVIMDINLPGKNGLILAREVRGRKNIGLIFLTGRDNDVDRILGLEIGADDYLTKPFNPRELTIRARNLLTRTTNSNEDDDLPSRVGFNGWILDSDSRSLISPSAKEFRLPRSEFRALHLFLNNPGKILTREQLIMEMTGRELRPNDRTVDVTIRRIRKHFESEINADDLIVTIHGEGYRFCGSLDS, from the coding sequence ATGCAGACTCCTAACGTATTAATTGTTGAAGATGAAGTGGTCACACGTACCACCCTTAAAAGCTTGTTTGAAGCAGAAGGGTATAATGTATTTGAAGCCGAAAATGGTGAACAGATGCATGAGATCTTCGCAAACAACACTATTAACCTGGTCATTATGGATATCAATTTACCCGGTAAAAATGGCTTGATCTTGGCGCGCGAAGTGCGCGGCCGTAAAAATATTGGCTTGATATTTTTAACCGGCAGAGATAACGACGTAGACCGAATTTTAGGTCTAGAAATTGGTGCTGATGACTATCTTACTAAACCTTTTAATCCTCGTGAACTCACTATACGCGCACGTAACTTATTAACGCGTACAACTAACAGTAACGAAGATGATGATCTGCCAAGCCGTGTAGGCTTTAACGGTTGGATATTAGACAGTGATAGCCGCAGTTTGATTTCTCCTAGTGCAAAAGAATTTCGCTTGCCACGGAGTGAATTTCGAGCTTTACATCTGTTTTTGAACAATCCAGGTAAAATTTTGACACGTGAACAACTCATAATGGAAATGACCGGCCGTGAACTACGTCCTAATGACCGCACTGTTGATGTGACGATCCGTCGTATCCGTAAGCATTTTGAATCAGAAATTAACGCGGATGATTTGATTGTAACTATACATGGTGAAGGTTATCGTTTCTGTGGCTCATTAGATTCATAA
- a CDS encoding alpha/beta fold hydrolase, which yields MLTTNDTPYQIDQPVVFFPGTLCDERIFNSCWQHLDIPMRAFVPLQWAEDLAQMKMLSADRLAYFEQPVHLVGYSMGGYIAALTALENQSRVASLTLIASACDELPEKEIQQRQQLLKIIKNKQYRGITEKRLKCFFHDCHQQHSEYLNIVKQMDQDLGAAVLAAQISAVQPRKNLLPDLAKCPFPVHLVSGEQDDLVSESTMLDMHKLLPNSDMTLIKNAGHMLPIEQSRALAEYLASKIA from the coding sequence TTGCTAACAACTAACGATACCCCTTATCAAATTGACCAGCCTGTGGTTTTCTTCCCCGGTACGTTGTGTGATGAAAGAATATTCAACTCATGCTGGCAACATCTAGATATACCCATGCGTGCTTTTGTACCTTTGCAATGGGCAGAAGATTTAGCCCAAATGAAAATGTTGAGTGCAGACCGACTAGCCTATTTCGAACAGCCCGTGCATTTGGTTGGGTATTCTATGGGTGGCTATATTGCCGCGCTGACTGCTTTAGAAAATCAAAGTCGTGTTGCATCTTTAACACTTATTGCTAGTGCGTGTGACGAATTACCCGAAAAAGAAATTCAGCAGCGTCAACAATTACTTAAGATAATTAAAAATAAACAATATCGCGGCATAACTGAGAAGCGTTTAAAGTGCTTTTTTCATGATTGCCATCAACAACATAGTGAATACCTAAATATAGTGAAGCAAATGGATCAGGATTTAGGCGCTGCGGTTTTGGCGGCGCAAATTAGTGCGGTTCAACCCAGAAAGAACCTGCTTCCAGATCTAGCTAAATGCCCTTTCCCAGTTCACCTTGTTAGCGGTGAACAGGATGATTTGGTGAGTGAATCAACCATGCTTGATATGCATAAACTATTACCAAACAGTGATATGACGTTAATTAAAAACGCTGGGCATATGTTGCCGATTGAACAATCTAGAGCATTGGCGGAATATTTAGCGTCAAAAATTGCATAA
- a CDS encoding methyltransferase produces MLSAPSQLLMRNKDTFAQGKWLLVNPTDSQIAEQLNNPDIKVFHQYFDIFQQSSADGKSAQHAYVAAYPTDEKFNGAVIYMPKSKDHAKMLIANVAACLEDNGSLLLVGENKGGVKSAAKILETISSQVNKVDSARHCALFGAQLDKPVKPFELSKWQSEIEISVGGLDYKICSLPGVFNHGVIDLGTRVLLDNLPDIKTGRLLDFGCGAGVIGCYLGLKSPESEVVMSDVSALAVHCSKESAKLNNLNVTVVASNGLMDVQGKFSAIYTNPPFHTGIQTDYSVTEGFIAQLKQYLAKGGSLTLVANKFLRYSELLEQRFSAVGLIAQTTKFSLYHCARVK; encoded by the coding sequence ATGCTATCTGCACCTAGCCAGTTATTAATGCGAAATAAAGATACCTTTGCACAAGGTAAGTGGTTATTGGTTAACCCAACTGACAGCCAAATCGCGGAACAACTAAACAATCCTGATATTAAAGTGTTTCACCAATACTTTGATATTTTTCAGCAAAGCAGTGCTGATGGAAAGTCAGCGCAACATGCTTACGTTGCGGCTTATCCTACGGACGAAAAATTTAATGGCGCCGTAATCTACATGCCTAAGTCTAAAGATCATGCGAAAATGTTGATTGCCAATGTTGCAGCTTGTCTTGAAGATAATGGCAGTTTGTTGCTTGTGGGGGAAAATAAAGGCGGTGTCAAAAGTGCTGCCAAAATCCTCGAGACGATTAGTTCTCAAGTAAACAAAGTCGATTCTGCAAGGCATTGTGCACTATTTGGTGCGCAACTAGATAAACCCGTCAAACCTTTTGAGCTAAGTAAGTGGCAGAGCGAAATTGAAATTTCAGTTGGCGGTTTAGATTATAAAATATGTTCTTTACCGGGCGTATTCAACCATGGCGTAATAGACCTGGGAACGAGAGTTTTATTAGATAACTTGCCAGACATAAAAACGGGGCGATTGTTAGATTTTGGTTGTGGAGCAGGTGTGATTGGTTGTTATCTTGGGTTGAAAAGCCCAGAGAGTGAAGTGGTTATGAGCGACGTCAGTGCCTTGGCTGTGCACTGTTCAAAAGAAAGTGCCAAACTCAACAATCTTAACGTTACGGTGGTTGCATCAAACGGTCTGATGGATGTGCAAGGCAAGTTTTCTGCCATCTATACTAACCCTCCATTTCATACTGGTATCCAGACTGATTATTCTGTTACCGAAGGGTTTATTGCCCAGCTAAAACAATACCTTGCTAAAGGTGGTTCGCTGACGTTAGTAGCGAATAAATTTTTGCGTTATTCTGAGTTGCTCGAACAGCGGTTCAGCGCGGTGGGTCTTATTGCCCAAACCACTAAATTCAGTCTTTATCATTGTGCCCGCGTTAAATAA
- a CDS encoding FAD:protein FMN transferase, whose translation MNDAYTIEQKSDHIIGRFAAMASPCELLIETQDPLLANHLTSLAYKESQRIEQKFSRYLPNNLMANINHSMGKAVAIDDETFRLLEFANSCFELSDGMFDITSGVLRQAWKFDGSDNLPSPEAVQALMPYIGWQKVKYNQSSVMLTKGMELDIGGIGKEYAVDCVAKMCTESAPKTSVVVNFGGDIQVTRARHTTQPWYIGIESPEGDDKNTTHTLKIISGGLATSGDARRYLLNGGKRYSHILNPETGYPIEKAARSVTVAAPHCIQAGLLATLALLKGVKGEAFLEEQAVKFWCYR comes from the coding sequence TTGAACGACGCGTACACTATAGAGCAAAAGAGCGATCATATTATTGGTCGCTTTGCTGCTATGGCAAGCCCTTGCGAGTTGTTGATAGAAACCCAAGATCCGTTGCTTGCCAATCATCTTACCTCTCTTGCCTATAAAGAAAGCCAACGTATCGAACAGAAATTTAGCCGTTATTTGCCTAACAACCTAATGGCTAATATTAATCATAGTATGGGTAAAGCGGTAGCCATTGATGATGAAACGTTTCGCTTATTGGAATTTGCTAACAGTTGCTTTGAGTTAAGTGACGGTATGTTCGATATTACCTCTGGTGTATTACGCCAAGCATGGAAATTTGATGGCTCAGATAATTTACCTAGCCCTGAAGCAGTGCAAGCATTAATGCCTTATATCGGTTGGCAAAAAGTCAAATATAATCAATCTTCAGTCATGCTCACTAAAGGCATGGAGTTAGACATTGGTGGCATAGGCAAAGAATATGCTGTGGATTGTGTTGCTAAAATGTGTACTGAATCTGCGCCAAAAACATCAGTAGTGGTGAATTTTGGAGGCGATATTCAAGTAACTCGTGCACGTCATACCACACAGCCTTGGTATATCGGTATTGAAAGTCCTGAAGGTGATGATAAAAACACCACTCACACTCTAAAAATCATTAGTGGCGGATTAGCCACCAGTGGGGACGCGAGACGTTATCTATTAAACGGCGGCAAACGTTACAGTCACATTCTTAATCCTGAAACCGGATATCCCATTGAAAAGGCAGCCCGCTCTGTAACTGTCGCTGCCCCTCATTGTATCCAAGCTGGATTACTAGCGACCTTGGCTTTGCTCAAAGGAGTCAAGGGCGAAGCTTTTTTAGAAGAGCAGGCAGTAAAATTTTGGTGTTATCGTTAA
- a CDS encoding DUF3570 domain-containing protein: MQLISKNSLTNNMRKTANVNAALAVATCALLGTSAVVEADEGVWEMDAALLYYGETARVTAVEGVFSAKKDFGDEHVFSTKITADSLTGASASGAVAQPNAQTYTRPSGKGQYVVAAGEVPLDDTFHDTRVQLEAQWTQPLWNDMRGSTGVHLSKEYDYLSIAVNGSLAKDFNQKNTTVSAGLSLAYDTIDPEGGRPVAFSEMVIDEGQFANQDAYQAAFDATRQTDTDDKTTVELMFGVTQIINRRMLMQFNYGLSMSDGYHTDPFKVLSVVNDQGLTQSLVHEDRPTERTRHNFYWQTKYALDSGVADISYRYATDDWDINSHTIDSRFRFNLSDNTYIQPHFRYYQQSAAEFYQPFLIEGTTLPTFASADYRLGEMTAYTIGLKYGMTMPSGNEWAFRVEYYQQDPKNAGFDAPGALQQLDLYPSVKAVIAQVSYSF; the protein is encoded by the coding sequence ATGCAATTGATATCTAAAAACTCATTAACTAACAATATGAGAAAAACAGCCAATGTTAATGCCGCACTTGCTGTAGCGACTTGTGCGCTATTAGGCACCTCTGCAGTTGTAGAGGCCGATGAAGGTGTGTGGGAAATGGACGCAGCTTTGCTGTACTATGGTGAAACTGCAAGAGTTACAGCAGTTGAAGGCGTGTTTTCGGCCAAAAAAGACTTTGGTGATGAGCATGTGTTTTCTACTAAAATTACTGCTGATTCACTCACTGGGGCCTCAGCGTCGGGCGCAGTTGCTCAACCAAACGCACAGACATACACACGCCCATCAGGAAAAGGCCAATATGTTGTCGCTGCAGGTGAAGTACCTTTAGATGACACATTTCATGATACGCGAGTGCAACTTGAAGCACAGTGGACTCAGCCTCTTTGGAATGACATGCGTGGCAGTACAGGTGTGCACTTGTCAAAAGAATATGACTACCTGTCTATTGCAGTTAATGGTTCGCTTGCGAAAGATTTTAATCAGAAAAACACCACAGTTTCTGCCGGTTTATCTCTAGCTTATGACACTATCGATCCCGAAGGTGGACGCCCTGTTGCCTTTTCTGAAATGGTAATTGATGAAGGTCAATTCGCTAATCAAGACGCTTATCAAGCTGCTTTTGATGCCACAAGACAGACAGATACTGATGATAAGACCACGGTAGAATTGATGTTTGGAGTGACACAAATTATCAACCGCAGAATGTTGATGCAATTTAACTATGGCTTATCAATGTCTGATGGTTATCACACTGACCCCTTTAAGGTCTTAAGTGTGGTCAACGACCAAGGGTTAACTCAGTCGTTAGTGCATGAAGATAGACCTACAGAGCGCACCCGTCATAATTTCTATTGGCAGACAAAGTATGCCTTGGATAGTGGTGTTGCAGATATCTCCTATCGATACGCCACAGACGATTGGGACATTAATTCTCACACGATTGACTCCAGATTTCGATTTAACTTGAGCGACAATACCTATATTCAGCCACACTTTAGATATTATCAACAAAGTGCTGCTGAGTTTTATCAACCATTTCTAATAGAAGGTACAACACTGCCTACCTTTGCTAGTGCAGATTATCGTTTAGGTGAAATGACGGCTTACACCATTGGCTTAAAATACGGAATGACAATGCCAAGTGGTAACGAGTGGGCATTTAGGGTGGAATATTATCAACAAGATCCTAAGAACGCTGGTTTTGATGCTCCCGGAGCGTTGCAGCAGCTCGACTTATACCCCAGCGTGAAAGCAGTGATTGCACAAGTCAGTTATAGCTTTTAA